A window of Chloroflexota bacterium genomic DNA:
AAGGTCGAGCATCCGTTCCTGTGGGTGAAGCGGCGCTTCGGTTACGCCACGGTGCGCTATCGGGGCTTGCACAAGAACACGCAACGGCTGGCGTTGCTGCTGGGGCTGACCAATCTGGTGACGGCCGCACGCTACGTGACAGCGTGACACGGCGGTAGTGC
This region includes:
- a CDS encoding transposase, encoding KVEHPFLWVKRRFGYATVRYRGLHKNTQRLALLLGLTNLVTAARYVTA